The DNA window tttgtgtaacgtgcacaTTCAGCCAATATGCTAATTTCAATGCCCTCAGCTCGAAGACTCAAATGAGACCCAGCTGTACATGTGTAGGCGTATAGTGATGAAAGGCctcgaaaaaaaataaataaataactgttTTCGGATCGTGGGCGTCTGCGTGTACAGATGCAAGACCtcgaaaagtaaaaaaatgacTGGATTGTTTCCCCTTTTCCTCAACGTCGAAAAGATTGCCTAAAATTTCCAATCACGAAAATATTCAAATTTTGTCGAAGTATCTGAGAACGTCGTTCTCATATTTCAACAAGTCGAAATTACCGCGAATTTTGCATCCCCACATAACTTCATGCATATCCTTGTGCACTTGGAGTGGCTTTGTTGACCAAGTTGACCAAAACTTGTTACATTTGCGTTTGAGTGCTAAACACACAAAATATATTACACTACGATTTGTTTTGTGATGTTCGCGTGTCGGCGTACGAGAGTGAAAATCTCGATTTTTTTTCCAGAAAACATGAAATGGTTTCTAAGCAGTTCAAAAATTCTGGAAATCTTTCATCTCTAATTCTTACCAGATATTGAAAGGGATGTCTTATCGTATCCTTTAGGCTGTACGCGGACCGTCGCTTCGGGTTGTGGCTGGGTGTGTGCACGGCAACCAGCTTTAATACCAACACCACGCACCATATGGACCCGAGTACAATGAAGCCGGATAATACCACGTGTTCCtggaaaaataaaacgttcgTAAATCATGTATATGTGTAAGCATTGACCACCTAATGTGCAGTAGGATTTAGCGGTGGTATAGCAGGTGTGCAAAGTTTATAAAATTATTTCCGCGTTTTACATGTGAACATTACCTTAATAAAATTGATAAGGGAATAAACCGCTTCGCCGCCAAAGAAAAACTGCTCCATGCGGAAAAGCGGACCCTCGGCGTCGATTGGGCGACACTTTTGAAAGACGTCGCAGTACCCTCGAAGACCATTGCATGGGGATCCGGGTTGAAGCTTCTTCCCGCAGTGTTCTTCCATTCCGGAAAAATGGCACACCGGCAGGCACGGCCTACCGGAAGTGCCTAAGAGCGAACAACTGGTTGTTAACACAAAATCATAGGGATCCGTTAGCATAAAAGTTCAGTACGAGTCTCGGACTCATTTTCAGTAGTATCAATAGCATCGGCAGTGCATGGGGCACGCGCTGGCTGCGCGTGCAGGGAGCTCTGCCAAAGCTATTGGGCGCTTTACCTAGCGGCTCTACCGAACGCGCTCACTAAGaacgagaaaaaaatggaaacgctGGCTTGACACAACGAAAAGTAACAATACACAACGACAGTACACAAAGTGTACTCTGTCCCCCGTACTCCGGAGCCTCTACTAAACGGTCTTTCAGAACCATGAGCGCGATACGCGCCCCGGCGAAGTTTCCAAGGCGTCTCATTGGTTTTCTGGCGTCCCCCTCCTCCATACGTCACGGCGTCAGAGCAGCATTCCTTGCGCTAtggagccgctacttaacgcgcccattgaCTGCGGCTCCAGAGCGCAGGGACCGCGCTCCTTTTTACTAAACGATGTCACTCCTTTTCCGGAGCGTGACGCTCTTGATCAGTTCTCTCGCTCCAGCGTGCAGGTCGGAGCGCGTAagcatagctgggcgtcctcactcatgaggaccctcatgaagactCCTCACcgtcacctcacgacgatgaggtgtgagtgaggccagaccacgctgaacgttcctcacgaggacagtcgtgaggcattgtctctcctgaggcccaccgtgagggccctcatgaggccagtcgtcgtgaggccatcaatacgtgaaggTACAAGGTATtccgtgaggaacctcacggatgaggccgtgatgccctttgtgaggaaccttacggatgaggctgtgaggcctttcgtgaggaacctcacgaatgaggccgtgaggcctttcgtgagggacctcaggTATGAGgccgtgagggacctcacgaaTGAGGGGATGGGTTCGGGCTCCTCTGTGCTGATGcgaaacactaacgttaaacctcactgtgacagtaacaactgttaccaaatttatccaagcacagcacggaACCCTATAAGCAGTTTAATGCCGCGAGTATCATTAGaaccaactaccgacacagtagttcaacaCCGACGTGTCATGTGAAAGTTCTCATGAAGCTCATGTGCTTCCTAGCACGTCAGGCAATGAGGGTATTCATGAGGCGACGGCTCGTGAGGATGAGCGGTCGTGAGACaggagggccctcatgaggcgaCGGCTCGTTaggatgaggggtcgtgaggccatgagggtcctcattaggcgaaaacaacatgaggcgccgtgaggacatgagggccctcatgaggtgaagatacatgaggccataagggttgtgaatatcctcatgaggtgaaggcatgtgaggatggtgaggcctttcgggatccggatgccctgaggtgaggtttgtgagggcaagATTTTAAAATGCAatgtgagggcgactgaggtttagttactggagaaaaatttggtgagggtgagtgaagCCAATGAAGTCtatgcttcgtgaggtgagggtgagtgaggccgcaggaaaatgcccacttATGCGCGTAAGTGCTGCTCTTGCTCAGCAATGTATGGAGGGAGAAGAGACCTGATAACCAATGAGCCGCCTAGGAAGGTTCGCCGGCGATATATGATATGATATATGtagggttccgagttttcggtttttattttggTTCGGATTCGGTGTATGttttgattttcacgaaattgATTCACGAAATCGGCATTTTTCTATgcttttcctggcgtgtacacgGTTTACCCGATAGCTATCGGGGAATAGAAATCgcaatgtaatttccgcacgacgctcaATCAACATGGcattgttcgctgcggtggcatTTTTCACAACCCTcttatttctgtatggtttcctgatctgcatcaacaacttgctgggcatgtgcagcaatttatctctgtcatgtcctggaatgtccctctgtattcggttcTTTAGATTAAAAcggaaaacgcggaaccctagatATATGATACGATACATGATATGATATATAATATGATATATGATGTGATATGGTACCCGGATCTCTGCAGGCTAAAACGCACTGTTCTTCAGCGGTAAGCGCCCGTCCAGACAAGGAGCACTCCACCAAGCCGAATTTCTCGCAGATGGATCCCGTGCATGTGCCTCTCCTGCACACTTGTGTATCGTTGTTGCAGGGTGTCATGTCCGGCTTCCAAGGGGCAAATGGGCATCTCGCACTTTCGCCAGTGCAGCAAGTGTCAAGGGCAAAGGCGTCATTAAGCGTGGTCATTTAATACAACGTTTCCCTTCCACACCTGCGATAATTCTACAATGAAGTCTATTCTTGATCCCTCATAAAAGTGATTCGCTAAGAGACCAACCTAGAGGGGGCAAAAcggtcacctttctagtgtggataacacgtggacCGATATTCGGAGTTGGTTCTATTCGGTAATTCTAGTGTATATTCATCGGAAGATCACTGGTACGGTAccgttcggttccccaatggtCCAAATACTGCACTAAACGCTGACAACGGCCGGAACTCAGATGTACGAGCTTCACGCGTACGTGTGTTCAAGGGTTCGCATCTCGCCAAGTAAGACACGTAAAAAAAGTCCTCGATACTCTAGTGTGGAATACAACATGTGCATGCGTAATAAACTACAtttatcaaagtgtcacaacccctttagtATAAtacctgtcagacgggcacatatacggcctTAACGGTCACGGCCGTAAATGCATACTGTCATTAACTTCCTGCCAGACGGCCAGCAATAAGGTctttgcgacaaaactgaggtAGAAGGGCAACGGCGTTGCCGCAAGACCGTTCACGGCGTTCCATCGAAACTGCCcaagcctcgtcaccaagcataCCATAAACAGGATTTAGCAcatttaattcaattcgaaataaaatgcttTTTACCCGACGTAATgttgtcatctttttttttttcgtctttttctggCGTTTTTGCAATTTGCTTCACTTTTTATCCCACATGTACAAGTGCTACGTTtgtagttacaccctcgaaccactgcacacggcatcgcaccgtgtcgtctgcatccaaaaagtcagacgccactcaaaaaaatatccaaagcacttaaaagcaaatatagtttgctgttgtattttgaaaataccaacaaaacgttgttttcgtGTACTTTCAGTAAGAAAAAGCGTGATTTCGCTACATTACATTCAACGTTCACAGACTTGTTTATCGACTTGGACATCGACAAAAtgccttcacggataccgtctggcagctCCCCACAGCTTAGGGCCGTATGTAACTTACGGCCATTCCTTAATGCCGTAACTTTAAGggccgtatatgtgcccgtctgacagaggtataagGCGAACGTGCATCGCGGTTAATCGCGGTTAAGGATATTCACAAAAAGCTCTTCCGGAGCACATTGTGGGACGTCTGCAGGCAGTTCCAGTAGGCAAAATATTGCAATGTATGCCGCAACAGGATCCAGACGACGGGCTGCAATGGAGTACATGTAAAGCACTCAGGCGCATAATGCCTCAAGTGGAGACAGCCAAGCTTTCTATACTGTTGACTGATAAGCATCTTTCGACGGCCTTGCCTTACGCCTTCGACGACCATACCTGCATTCGGCTCTCGGCCTTAGGGTGCACCCTGTAGCATTGTGATCATTATGGCGTGCGTAACAGCACTTGTCTAAGCAGTCGCTTTCTCCCATTCCACAGTCGCACTGTTCCTCGCCTTCTTGAATCGCGTTGCCACATATTGGTTCCATGTTTCCTGATGAACAAGGAAACATGAGATGTTACTCTGATATCACTGCAGTGTGCGTGTTTTGCGAACTGAGCATTGCGGCCACTAAGGATGCAGAGACAGGCAGAACAGACAGGCAGAACAGGGCAGAACAGGCAGGCAGACAGACAGGGGCAGAACTGGTActttttttatttgatttgTTTAACAAATAGTACTGGCCTTTGTCAGGCCTAAATAGGAGTGGGAACAAGTGGAGCACAAAGAATGCACACAAAAACACAGAAAGCACACAGAATTCAAGTGATAAGAGATTACAGTAGAAGGATTGCACCGTGAGAGAGTCAAGCACAGCCTGTGGCATGTCATTCCGCTCTGTTATTGTcagaggaaagaaggaaagcggAAATTCTTTGTGGTGAATGGGAGAAGAGAATTCTTTGGGTGAACGTCACTCTTTTAACCGGGTCGATCTTCATCCGTAGAGCGCGTAGGTATTTGCAGGTGTTAGTAGACAGCTGCAGCCAACCAATCCGGAACCGATGGTAGCGtctgactcagaatcttattcCTTGACAGGGCACGGTAGACACGGTACTTCGAAGGccatattagagagttttagcaaactgCGTCCTCCCGCACGGTAGATTATCGTCGGCGCAGCCACGCAACGGCGCACGCTCAGACGACGTCACCCTCACCGTATCTCTCCGGCCGTCGCCGGAGCTCCGCTCGCTAGCCGCCATTACCGGAGGCATTTACGGTAGCAAATTTCATCatggctgtgtcgtctgctacggtggcACCTGCTAGAAAGAGATTTACAATCGCCGACGACAcggcattcaaaagcgaaagaGCGACCGGAGCCAGACttttttcgtcttcttcttgATATGAGTTTGAGAGCTTTCTGATCTCCCAGTGGCCTGCTTCCGAAgaatatacaaggtgtcccgGCAAAATGTATacagaattttaaaaaatagatatatcactttttccatgatgaaatcaattgcaatatagtatatgctgaagggcactccataggagggcaccagcaaactcctaaggcaatgtcttcacTAACTTTCGAcaattagctttttaattataaaacctacgaggttgtcccaatgagaacatctggtccctccGGTTCCCTGATACCAacgccgtttccagaacaaaaatccgttcgataggcCGTTCACAAACGATTTGGGAAGGAAAACCATTATATTctatattttgttcattgcgcatcagTCTTCCCTTCGCCCCCGGCGAGCGCGTGTCCGGTTCACTCCGGTTTGCTAAAAGTGTTCGCGCCGGCGTTGTCCCGAATACGATCGGTTCGCAATCACCGTATTTGTTGCCGTTCGGGAGCTGCAAAatccggtttgctaaaactaTTTATTAGTGAGTGTTAGTTCATCGTGGTAAGTGTCTCCCGCAGTAGTACCGCACCCGGTGAAGggataagattctgagccaGGAACGCTGTCACTGGTTCCAGTAGGCACGGTAGCTTCCCGGTGACTAACTCTAATTGTCTAACTCTAATTGTCTACTAACGGGGGCTCTTGATATCGTGATATCTTGATATTGACCGAGGGCTCTTGATATCGTGTAAGGGGCTGAGTTCTATCGCCGGCCCTGTGTAGCAGCGTCTCAGATACAGGGGACTGCTACGTGACTGGTGCAAGGTGTAGATAAGCTCTCTGCTACAGAAATGACATTGCCATTCATTTGCGGACACATCCAAAGTCGTCCCACAAGATCGAGACTAGTACATGCTTTGCAAGTTTAAATTTATAAACATTAAAACATGCAAAGCATGCAGTAGAGTCTGGCTCTTACGTCTTATCTCTGGCTGGTTTGTCAGGTTCGATATCCACTTACTCGAAAATCCAAAATTATATCGCGATGTACCTATTCGAAGAGAAATTACTCACTCAGCAAACAGTTCTCGCGATCGCTCTTGCCGTCAAATAGTGTCTGCAGGATTCTCGATATATTTCGAACACTGCAAGGCGAGAAGATAGCGTTGTTCTTGAGCAGCCCTGTTGTTGCTGAGGAGTACATCAGATAGTTGCCGTTGAATCCTCCAGGAACGCACGCAGGACCGTCGTCATGCTGCGAATCCATCAAGAATGTGATTAACTACCTTCACATAGTCAGCCGTCGAGTATTACATGATTCACGTCTCCTAGGTCCCGAGTTCTGTAATACGAGATGTCGTCGCACAGACTTCTCACGTCCCTTTCGAATTTTTCGACTAAATTGATTACAAGTTAAATTTCCCTCGAACCTCGGCTGGTTCGCGAACATAACTGGAATTCAATACTTCCATGCCATCATCATCTGTCGTTTCAAGATAAGCTCTGCTCTGGTACAACTTTTTCTCCCCTGGCTGCGCTCTGACAACATGAACTCACTCTAAGCCAACTTACGGGTGCTCCAAAGCTGTGCCCAACCTCGTGACACATCGATAGCTCGGAGATAATTTGAGGTACGAAGCTGTTGTAGTTAAGGAATGTGACGATGCCGACGTTGAGGCTAAGAGCGTAGTCCTGATACGTTCCGGTTCCAGGTTCGATATCCACCGAAGCCCGGTTCTTTTCGCAGAGGCCACCACTACCGACTAGAGAGGTATGGGTTTAGAAGATAGAAAAGTCGTAATCAACAACTATGTCAAGCTCTTGTTACCGCGCGAATCTGAGGTATCCTTACATTCGGGTTTAGCTATCCAGGCAAGGCCAAGAACACCATCGGCGAAATCTCTGTAAGTCCATATGTAGGAGAGGCAGAAGTCATCGTAGTTCCCCAGCGACGCCAAATGAAGCATATGTGCGGAGTCGACGGCAATGGAGCAGAACGGGTTGTTCTTGCTTTTGCTGCCCAAGCAACTGGTGCTGTCGTTAATCTGCAAGAACAAGAGGGAACCTCAAGGACACTTCGTGCTATGTAATACCGTGGGAACTGACCCTGAATACAAGTCAGTAAATAGGTTCCAGTATTACGTGCACAAAGTCGCACAGCCGCAGCCAAGCCCAACCATAACGCGCAAGCGCGTGGCTTGAGCATACGCGAGCCCTGCAGAGTGCTGACTGCTGGGTTTGAAACCACGTCGCAGCATGCATGTAGTACAGTCACGATGGCCCCGGTGTCGAAGGTGACTGCGAAGCAGAGAAAGACTGTTGGCACGGTAGCCGCGCCCAACCGAGCATGCTGATCCGCTGTCGTTATAGGCAGTGTACGGTTCAAGATGACGGACGCGGTCCCCAAGACAAATGCTAACGGTCCACGGCGCAGGCGCCTACGCATGCCTTGGGCGAATCCAGATCCTCAGTTGTTTGTttatttcgggggggggggggcggtttctttgtcgaagcgcgtaaCCGGGGGCGGGAGAAGGGAGGTTTTCGGGGGCGATCGTCCAATCCCCCCGCCCTCCGTATCCACCACTGCGCAGCCCACGCGATCGCTCGTTAGGACTGTGTCTGACTGTGGCTGCGTACTAGTATAGTGCCCCGCTGCCTGCTGCACTCGGCGGAGCACCGGGCAGAAACAATTCACACGAAGCCTTCTTTACCTTGATTCTTTGCACAATAAAGCTGATGTCTTCGATACCATCAAAGTTGGTAGAACCAAACACTTCGTTAAGTTTCGCAGCGTGCGCGGCGACGAGCGCTGTGAGCCTCTGTCGCACGTGAAGAGCGTTCTCAACCACCTGCGAAACATATTCGAAGAGATGGTGGTCGATGCTGACTTGCAGATTGCACACACGTCTCGAGGCATCAGATTTCCGACGCGTTCTGTTGTCCATCAGAGCCTTGTCGTTTGTCAGCGGTTTTCTCGGCGCATACACCACATTGGCATCGTTATCATCGTCGACGTCATCAGAGTCATCTTCAAGATATTCACCGTGGAGGCGTCGCCCGATCCTTTCGTGAGTACGATGTATTCTGTGGCCTTTCTGAAACGATTAGTGAAATAACAGATTATCCAAAGGAACCTTGCAGATGACAGTGCTAGCGTCTAGTATTGAGACATTTTTTGTGCCACTTTGATGTCTTGCCCCGATTACCATTGCGTATGTGTGCACAGAATATGACGTACGTCACAAAATCACCCATACTGAAATGCCCAATTGTCCAAATGTCTAATTCAGCACGTGTTTAAAAGGCACATCGAACAGCACCTCCACCATTGTTAAGGCTAGTGAGCAGATATGGCAAGCAGTTGAGGATCACATTCATCTGTAGCCCAGACACGTCTTTCGTACGTTCTCAGGACAAGCACGGGGCTGGTGCTGTGAACCGATGCGGGGCTTGATGTAAAAATGATAGAAGCGCGAAAAAGCTGCGTCATGGCCAGAGTGGCGTTGGAGTCATAAAACACCAAATCAGCGATAAAACAAAATTGCTTAAGCGGTACAACAAAATATTTACTACCCCGATTTACTACACTTCTGTGCACTCTTCTTGATGGCCTgttttatatatatttgtatGAGTATGAAACCGTTGACTACATAGTTAGAAGTTTACTGAActatttttctttgtctttctaGCAAACTCCAAAATAATATCTCATAAGTCAACAGATTCTGGTATTTCATTTCCGATCGAGAGCATTGCAGGGCTGGTATGTGATGTAATGAACATACGTATAGTGCATTTAGCTCACGCTTTCGGGGCGCTATCTTATCCGTTTTAGTCAGTGATGTTCGCCTGAGGCGCGAGGCCGTGTGTGGCCGTGCCAGCGGCACAGGCCTAGAGCAGATCACTTCCGATCAGTTGAAATCGGGACACGTACGACATGTTTGCTTTGCGAATTCTCCAGGATTCTATTCATCCACTTCTCTGTGTCCCCAGAGAGGCCACACCAACTTCCGTGCCCCGGTTTCTTTGACTGGGGGAACTCAACCTGGTCGCTGGAGTAGATGATAGACTTAAAGGGCACAGGCTTCTTGAAGTACTTGGAAGCCGCTTCAACATAGAAGTTCTCTTTCCTCGTACTGATACTTCCTTCGAAGACGCCATTATGTAGTGACCCGTACACGTGGCTCTCAGGTTCGCCTGCAAAGACAGGAGTTCATATGTTCCCTTTCCCGGAAGAAGTGACAGCCGCTGGGCGCCAAATCCGGTGAGTGCTAAGTGTATACTGGATAGGTTCGAGTTTCAACTTTACAAGCGGTAGTGTGCGAAGTGTGTGGCCGCAAGTTATCGTGTTGCAAGACTACCGGCTCAGTGACTTTTCGAAGACGACACACACGTATTCTCAATTTTTTTAACTCTCTATGCATCACGGAGAAACCACGGTCGTCCTATAGCTACCAGGTACTCCGTCGCGTACACGTAATTGGCATAACCGAACACCGTCAAGAAACGTTACCGCTCAATGTTCGCTTTAGCAGCTTCCGAAGCACAAAATGTTCTTGCCCACCTATGCACAGTACTTCCGATCAATGGTTTCATCACCATAACAGAACAGCTTGTAAACGACGACTAATGTCGTACCTTGTGGTTGCGTTGTGTCTCTCTCGCTCTGCCTTACTCATGTTACGTTGCTGACTAACTCAACTTTAAACCCTATGCGAATGTCAATAGTGGCGAATTCCACAGAGAGAGCAAACATTATCCCACGGCTGGTGCGGATCAATCCCTTACTCCCGGCCCGGCTATGTCAAATAGATTTGCCTCCTCAATGGAATGCTACCTGACTTCGGCGGGCGAAAAGCGCCTCTCCCACAGTACACAGCGCTCTTCGAGTCActtcttggattggattggccgCGCTGTGTACATTGTTATGTAGCCACCTCAGGATTCCTCCGAATCACGACCTACTACACATTGTAATACTCCACTGTGACTGCAGCAATAAACTTTCATACCGACAATGAGAAACGTCGATAAAGTATCCGATATTAGCGCCCTCAGTTGTCGAGTGCGTGGCTATTCTCTCCCGTCTACTTCCGCTTATTTTGCCCCATGTGAATTGAGAGGTAAAAAAGTATTGCTCCTTGAAGCAAAGGTTTTGCGTTGGTTCTCCACCTGACCTGATTCGACCAATGGAACAATTTCTGCACCTGCTCGGAGCAAGATTTTGATCCAGCTCTGCCAATAGAATTCGCCATAGGATACACTTTTTCGGCGGTCAATTCATTGTGTCGGGGTTGTTCAAAATGGTTTGATATAGCATGAAGGCCGCATGACATCGACTACTGGCGAAGAACAAATGAACTGATGAACAAATGAATAAGATGACAGCACGCGCCACTCTGTATCGTGTTTTGGTATCACGCAACGCGTGATTCTGAATGACATTTCAGCCAGCCCTCATATTTGGAGATAGTCATCATAATGTATATGGTCCAAAA is part of the Ornithodoros turicata isolate Travis unplaced genomic scaffold, ASM3712646v1 ctg00000746.1, whole genome shotgun sequence genome and encodes:
- the LOC135374747 gene encoding disintegrin and metalloproteinase domain-containing protein 10-like isoform X2; the protein is MGAIKEDKEKVSSISRDLHLGTYSTSTTENKTTTTTKTRATLLDRCKGVDMRISAFLMTIRLLGLFPFSYGRRLNAFVKHFEPISYGYPGAPGSHVRLKREASASKEVHLKLHAHSRDFHLRLRPDTSVFHKDFVVETASEGVVKVGTGHIYSGEVVGEPESHVYGSLHNGVFEGSISTRKENFYVEAASKYFKKPVPFKSIIYSSDQVEFPQSKKPGHGSWCGLSGDTEKWMNRILENSQSKHVKGHRIHRTHERIGRRLHGEYLEDDSDDVDDDNDANVVYAPRKPLTNDKALMDNRTRRKSDASRRVCNLQVSIDHHLFEYVSQVVENALHVRQRLTALVAAHAAKLNEVFGSTNFDGIEDISFIVQRIKINDSTSCLGSKSKNNPFCSIAVDSAHMLHLASLGNYDDFCLSYIWTYRDFADGVLGLAWIAKPEFGSGGLCEKNRASVDIEPGTGTYQDYALSLNVGIVTFLNYNSFVPQIISELSMCHEVGHSFGAPHDDGPACVPGGFNGNYLMYSSATTGLLKNNAIFSPCSVRNISRILQTLFDGKSDRENCLLRNMEPICGNAIQEGEEQCDCGMGESDCLDKCCYARHNDHNATGCTLRPRAECSPSSGSCCGIHCNILPTGTACRRPTMCSGRAFCDGESARCPFAPWKPDMTPCNNDTQVCRRGTCTGSICEKFGLVECSLSGRALTAEEQCVLACRDPGTSGRPCLPVCHFSGMEEHCGKKLQPGSPCNGLRGYCDVFQKCRPIDAEGPLFRMEQFFFGGEAVYSLINFIKEHVVLSGFIVLGSIWCVVLVLKLVAVHTPSHNPKRRSAYSLKDTIRHPFQYLE
- the LOC135374747 gene encoding disintegrin and metalloproteinase domain-containing protein 10-like isoform X1 gives rise to the protein MGAIKEDKEKVSSISRDLHLGTYSTSTTENKTTTTTKTRATLLDRCKGVDMRISAFLMTIRLLGLFPFSYGRRLNAFVKHFEPISYGYPGAPGSHVRLKREASASKEVHLKLHAHSRDFHLRLRPDTSVFHKDFVVETASEGVVKVGTGHIYSGEVVGEPESHVYGSLHNGVFEGSISTRKENFYVEAASKYFKKPVPFKSIIYSSDQVEFPQSKKPGHGSWCGLSGDTEKWMNRILENSQSKHVKGHRIHRTHERIGRRLHGEYLEDDSDDVDDDNDANVVYAPRKPLTNDKALMDNRTRRKSDASRRVCNLQVSIDHHLFEYVSQVVENALHVRQRLTALVAAHAAKLNEVFGSTNFDGIEDISFIVQRIKINDSTSCLGSKSKNNPFCSIAVDSAHMLHLASLGNYDDFCLSYIWTYRDFADGVLGLAWIAKPEFGSGGLCEKNRASVDIEPGTGTYQDYALSLNVGIVTFLNYNSFVPQIISELSMCHEVGHSFGAPHDDGPACVPGGFNGNYLMYSSATTGLLKNNAIFSPCSVRNISRILQTLFDGKSDRENCLLRNMEPICGNAIQEGEEQCDCGMGESDCLDKCCYARHNDHNATGCTLRPRAECSPSSGSCCGIHCNILPTGTACRRPTMCSGRAFCDGESARCPFAPWKPDMTPCNNDTQVCRRGTCTGSICEKFGLVECSLSGRALTAEEQCVLACRDPGTSGRPCLPVCHFSGMEEHCGKKLQPGSPCNGLRGYCDVFQKCRPIDAEGPLFRMEQFFFGGEAVYSLINFIKEHVVLSGFIVLGSIWCVVLVLKLVAVHTPSHNPKRRSAYSLKDTIRHPFQYLSSL
- the LOC135374747 gene encoding disintegrin and metalloproteinase domain-containing protein 10-like isoform X3 — its product is MKSKMTMMDFHLRLRPDTSVFHKDFVVETASEGVVKVGTGHIYSGEVVGEPESHVYGSLHNGVFEGSISTRKENFYVEAASKYFKKPVPFKSIIYSSDQVEFPQSKKPGHGSWCGLSGDTEKWMNRILENSQSKHVKGHRIHRTHERIGRRLHGEYLEDDSDDVDDDNDANVVYAPRKPLTNDKALMDNRTRRKSDASRRVCNLQVSIDHHLFEYVSQVVENALHVRQRLTALVAAHAAKLNEVFGSTNFDGIEDISFIVQRIKINDSTSCLGSKSKNNPFCSIAVDSAHMLHLASLGNYDDFCLSYIWTYRDFADGVLGLAWIAKPEFGSGGLCEKNRASVDIEPGTGTYQDYALSLNVGIVTFLNYNSFVPQIISELSMCHEVGHSFGAPHDDGPACVPGGFNGNYLMYSSATTGLLKNNAIFSPCSVRNISRILQTLFDGKSDRENCLLRNMEPICGNAIQEGEEQCDCGMGESDCLDKCCYARHNDHNATGCTLRPRAECSPSSGSCCGIHCNILPTGTACRRPTMCSGRAFCDGESARCPFAPWKPDMTPCNNDTQVCRRGTCTGSICEKFGLVECSLSGRALTAEEQCVLACRDPGTSGRPCLPVCHFSGMEEHCGKKLQPGSPCNGLRGYCDVFQKCRPIDAEGPLFRMEQFFFGGEAVYSLINFIKEHVVLSGFIVLGSIWCVVLVLKLVAVHTPSHNPKRRSAYSLKDTIRHPFQYLSSL